Proteins from one Pongo abelii isolate AG06213 chromosome 19, NHGRI_mPonAbe1-v2.0_pri, whole genome shotgun sequence genomic window:
- the LOC100456667 gene encoding LOW QUALITY PROTEIN: putative keratin-associated protein 4-16 (The sequence of the model RefSeq protein was modified relative to this genomic sequence to represent the inferred CDS: deleted 1 base in 1 codon), with protein sequence MCSSKMPCSPSASSLCAASPPTCCHPSCCQTTCCRTTCCHPSCSVSSCCRPQCCQSVCCQPTCCRPSCCQTTCCRTTCCRPSCCVSSCCRPQCCQSVCCQPTCCRPSCCISSSCCPSCCESSCCCPCCCLCPVCGRVSCHITCYCTTCVISTCPRPLCCASPPLPLPSPPFPSPPLPLPFLLSLALHSPPCPSSPLLSPVLIPSPSPSPPLPSPSPPLPSPPLPSPPFPSVNHKSMLQ encoded by the exons ATGTGCAGTTCAAAGATGCCATGCAGCCCCAGTGCTTCCAGTCTGTGTGCTGCCAGCCCACCCACCTGCTGTCACCCCAGCTGTTGTCAGACCACCTGCTGCAGAACCACCTGCTGCCACCCCAGCTGTTCTGTGTCCAGCTGCTGCAGACCCCAGTGCTGCCAGTCTGTGTGCTGCCAGCCCACCTGCTGTCGCCCCAGCTGCTGTCAGACCACCTGCTGCAGGACCACCTGCTGCCGCCCCAGCTGCTGTGTGTCCAGCTGCTGCAGGCCCCAGTGCTGCCAGTCTGTGTGCTGCCAGCCCACCTGCTGCCGCCCCAGCTGCTGCATCTCCAGCAGCTGCTGCCCCTCTTGCTGTGAATCGAGCTGCTGCTGCCCCTGCTGCTGCCTGTGTCCAGTCTGTGGTCGAGTCTCCTGCCACATCACTTGCTATTGCACAACCTGTGTCATCTCCACCTGTCCCCGCCCCTTGTGCTgtgcctcccctccccttcccctcccctcccctcct ttcccctccccaccccttcccctccctttcctcctttcccttgccctccactcccctccctgcccttcgtctcccctcctctccccagtgttaatcccctccccttccccttcccctcccctcccctccccttcccctcccc
- the LOC100938680 gene encoding keratin-associated protein 4-9 isoform X3 encodes MVNSCCGSVCSDQGCGQDVCQETCCRPSCCETTCCRTTCCRPSCCVSSCCRPQCCQSVCCQPTCCRPSCCETTCGRPRCCISSCCRPSCCVSSCCRPQCCQSVCCQPTCCRPSCSISSCCHPSCCESSCCRPCCCLRPVCGRVSCHTTCYRPICVISSCPRPLCCASSCC; translated from the exons ATGGTCAACTCCTGTTGTGGCTCCGTGTGCTCTGACCAGGGCTGCGGCCAAGACGTCTGCCAGGAGACCTGCTGCCGCCCCAGCTGCTGTGAGACCACCTGCTGCAGGACCACCTGCTGCCGCCCCAGCTGCTGTGTATCCAGCTGCTGCAG GCCCCAGTGCTGCCAGTCTGTGTGCTGCCAACCCACCTGCTGTCGCCCCAGCTGCTGTGAGACGACCTGCGGCCGCCCTAGGTGCTGCATCTCCAGCTGCTGTCGCCCCAGCTGCTGTGTGTCCAGCTGCTGCAGACCCCAGTGCTGCCAGTCTGTGTGCTGCCAGCCCACCTGCTGCCGCCCCAGCTGCAGCATCTCCAGCTGCTGCCACCCCTCTTGCTGTGAATCCAGCTGCTGCCGCCCCTGCTGCTGCCTGCGTCCAGTCTGTGGCCGAGTCTCCTGCCACACCACTTGCTATCGCCCAATCTGTGTCATCTCCAGCTGCCCCCGCCCCTTGTGCTGTGCCTCCTCTTGCTGCTGA
- the LOC100938680 gene encoding keratin-associated protein 4-9 isoform X2, translating into MVNSCCGSVCSDQGCGQDVCQETCCRPSCCETTCCRTTCCRPSCCVSSCCRPHCCQTTCCRTTCYRPSCCVSSCCRPQCCQSVCCQPTCCRPSCCETTCGRPRCCISSCCRPSCCVSSCCRPQCCQSVCCQPTCCRPSCSISSCCHPSCCESSCCRPCCCLRPVCGRVSCHTTCYRPICVISSCPRPLCCASSCC; encoded by the exons ATGGTCAACTCCTGTTGTGGCTCCGTGTGCTCTGACCAGGGCTGCGGCCAAGACGTCTGCCAGGAGACCTGCTGCCGCCCCAGCTGCTGTGAGACCACCTGCTGCAGGACCACCTGCTGCCGCCCCAGCTGCTGTGTATCCAGCTGCTGCAGGCCCCA CTGCTGTCAGACCACCTGTTGCAGGACCACCTGCTACCGCCCCAGCTGTTGTGTGTCCAGCTGCTGCAGGCCCCAGTGCTGCCAGTCTGTGTGCTGCCAACCCACCTGCTGTCGCCCCAGCTGCTGTGAGACGACCTGCGGCCGCCCTAGGTGCTGCATCTCCAGCTGCTGTCGCCCCAGCTGCTGTGTGTCCAGCTGCTGCAGACCCCAGTGCTGCCAGTCTGTGTGCTGCCAGCCCACCTGCTGCCGCCCCAGCTGCAGCATCTCCAGCTGCTGCCACCCCTCTTGCTGTGAATCCAGCTGCTGCCGCCCCTGCTGCTGCCTGCGTCCAGTCTGTGGCCGAGTCTCCTGCCACACCACTTGCTATCGCCCAATCTGTGTCATCTCCAGCTGCCCCCGCCCCTTGTGCTGTGCCTCCTCTTGCTGCTGA
- the LOC100938680 gene encoding keratin-associated protein 4-9 isoform X1, with amino-acid sequence MVNSCCGSVCSDQGCGQDVCQETCCRPSCCETTCCRTTCCRPSCCVSSCCRPQCCQSVCCQPTCSRPSCCQTTCCRTTCYRPSCCVSSCCRPQCCQSVCCQPTCCRPSCCETTCGRPRCCISSCCRPSCCVSSCCRPQCCQSVCCQPTCCRPSCSISSCCHPSCCESSCCRPCCCLRPVCGRVSCHTTCYRPICVISSCPRPLCCASSCC; translated from the coding sequence ATGGTCAACTCCTGTTGTGGCTCCGTGTGCTCTGACCAGGGCTGCGGCCAAGACGTCTGCCAGGAGACCTGCTGCCGCCCCAGCTGCTGTGAGACCACCTGCTGCAGGACCACCTGCTGCCGCCCCAGCTGCTGTGTATCCAGCTGCTGCAGGCCCCAGTGCTGCCAGTCTGTGTGCTGCCAACCCACTTGCTCCCGCCCCAGCTGCTGTCAGACCACCTGTTGCAGGACCACCTGCTACCGCCCCAGCTGTTGTGTGTCCAGCTGCTGCAGGCCCCAGTGCTGCCAGTCTGTGTGCTGCCAACCCACCTGCTGTCGCCCCAGCTGCTGTGAGACGACCTGCGGCCGCCCTAGGTGCTGCATCTCCAGCTGCTGTCGCCCCAGCTGCTGTGTGTCCAGCTGCTGCAGACCCCAGTGCTGCCAGTCTGTGTGCTGCCAGCCCACCTGCTGCCGCCCCAGCTGCAGCATCTCCAGCTGCTGCCACCCCTCTTGCTGTGAATCCAGCTGCTGCCGCCCCTGCTGCTGCCTGCGTCCAGTCTGTGGCCGAGTCTCCTGCCACACCACTTGCTATCGCCCAATCTGTGTCATCTCCAGCTGCCCCCGCCCCTTGTGCTGTGCCTCCTCTTGCTGCTGA